In a genomic window of Thermosynechococcus sp. CL-1:
- a CDS encoding EAL domain-containing protein → MDSLSPAFLRPATPNASGGAAPMIDLLGGMGESDGEPYLTAILGALPIAVALADPAGEICYINPFGRRLLAVTDPQVAAADIWANLQVYYCGSDRPYPKEELPNRQVHQRLEPCSVAVDLLLSDRRLTLAIQARPIFDPSSNLQCIVLTFQDITGRQPQETQPQGLACSRQQQPDSGQCDSGIFQDQGDFLLFLHPDTTILFANEAFCRFFNCSAAEVIGRPLGELVCCEDAVCFQAQVMQLTPTAPLFTCESCLPHPQKGSRWIQWLNSGIFTADGSLSGIQSVGRDVTALKNQLLREQALNRVIQALRNSLDLETIFGTAVREIVEIGLGWDACVVRYLPQRQVWQPVAEYHSDANAPRFLGFEIPDQDNPLATRLKAGEVVAIADTCQLTDAVNRALAEQLPGAWLLVPLIVKERPWGSLSLFMPHQTHAWSEVEINFMRTIATQLEVAVYQANLYAQARKELAKRSRLAAALRKSEERFRLTALHLPGALFRYEQYPDGRNRVFYLNPMCERLWGIPAAVAAEDGESLWQLVHPEDREATWQSVLCSAANLTPWFWQWRIIHPTSGEVRWLEGAGQPTAAANGAVVWYTVILDVTERHLAEERLKEQQAQLEVAIRASKIGFYFHDLSTGTMLVSPTHRAQLGDLPRTEAFSCADWQERLYPEDRDRALAAYEQFLRGEADYDIDFRLRHRDGSYRWFHSNAVLIRDAQGRPCKVVGTHIDITERKAAELALRESEERYRLLAENMTDIVCLLDREGRCLYVSPSYETLLGWSSRMLIGQHFTQLCHPQERSRVKQELQQMIQQQRFWPITHRACTANRELLWLETLFKPRYDSQGQLQQLQTSSRDVTSRVQVQLQLEHEAYHDPLTGLPNRLYFMEQLAATIAAAQSNPELHYAVLFLDVDRFKVINDSLGHAVGDRLLIAFATLLRRLIENRHIVARLGGDEFVILATALPHLESAIALCEQITRCLQEPLVVEERQIFLSSSIGVVFAQNDYETAFAVLRDADIALYQAKAHPTRRYAIFNAQMYEQVLERLHLEHDLRHALSHGELQLFYQPFFNLADQQLVGMEALVRWQHPERGLILPGAFISIAEDTGLIVDLDKWVLEQACRQFWLWQQQSQVAANAILSVNVSAKTLKHPSFRHHLSRIQQQYPLGRGQLVLELTESIALELGSEMLRLLESLRERHIEISIDDFGTGYSCLSYLHSLPIHHLKVDRAFVQQLENNQRNLKITKMILVLAQELGYRVIAEGIETHEQLHILQRLGCDYGQGYLFARPMPAEALASLLKAH, encoded by the coding sequence ATGGATAGTTTGTCCCCTGCTTTCCTAAGGCCTGCCACCCCCAATGCCAGTGGCGGTGCAGCTCCAATGATCGACCTATTAGGTGGAATGGGGGAAAGTGATGGGGAGCCCTACCTAACAGCAATCCTAGGGGCGCTACCGATTGCTGTGGCTCTTGCTGATCCTGCGGGGGAAATTTGCTACATTAACCCCTTTGGCCGAAGGCTCTTGGCGGTGACGGATCCCCAAGTGGCGGCAGCCGACATTTGGGCAAATCTGCAGGTTTATTACTGCGGTAGCGATCGCCCCTATCCCAAGGAGGAGTTGCCCAATAGGCAAGTCCACCAGCGTTTAGAACCCTGTTCCGTGGCCGTAGATCTGCTGTTGAGCGATCGGCGATTAACCCTAGCAATCCAAGCCCGCCCCATCTTTGATCCCAGCAGCAATCTGCAGTGTATTGTGCTCACGTTTCAGGACATTACTGGGCGCCAACCTCAGGAAACACAGCCCCAAGGGCTTGCCTGTTCTCGTCAGCAGCAGCCCGATTCTGGGCAGTGTGACTCCGGCATCTTCCAAGACCAAGGTGATTTTCTTTTATTCCTGCACCCAGATACCACCATCCTATTTGCCAATGAGGCCTTCTGTCGCTTCTTTAACTGTTCTGCTGCTGAAGTCATTGGTCGCCCCTTAGGGGAGTTGGTCTGCTGTGAAGATGCCGTCTGTTTCCAAGCACAGGTGATGCAGCTTACACCCACTGCGCCCCTATTTACCTGCGAAAGTTGCCTACCTCATCCCCAAAAAGGGAGTCGCTGGATCCAGTGGCTGAATTCAGGGATTTTTACGGCTGATGGTTCCCTCAGTGGGATTCAATCCGTCGGCCGAGATGTTACTGCGCTCAAAAATCAATTACTGCGTGAGCAGGCTCTCAATCGGGTCATCCAAGCCCTGCGCAATTCCCTTGACCTTGAAACCATCTTTGGCACCGCTGTGCGGGAAATTGTGGAAATAGGGCTGGGATGGGATGCCTGTGTGGTTCGCTACCTTCCGCAAAGGCAGGTGTGGCAGCCGGTTGCTGAATATCACAGCGATGCCAATGCGCCGCGGTTTCTTGGCTTTGAAATCCCAGATCAGGACAATCCCTTGGCCACACGGCTGAAGGCAGGAGAAGTGGTTGCCATCGCCGACACCTGCCAACTGACCGATGCGGTGAATCGAGCCCTTGCGGAACAATTGCCGGGGGCATGGTTACTGGTGCCTTTGATTGTTAAAGAGCGCCCTTGGGGCAGCCTGAGTTTGTTTATGCCGCACCAAACCCATGCGTGGTCAGAAGTGGAAATCAATTTTATGCGTACCATTGCCACCCAACTGGAGGTGGCGGTTTACCAGGCCAATCTATACGCCCAAGCCCGCAAAGAACTGGCTAAACGTTCCCGTCTTGCCGCGGCATTGCGCAAGAGTGAAGAACGGTTTCGCTTGACGGCTCTTCACCTCCCTGGTGCCCTGTTTCGCTATGAACAGTACCCCGATGGTCGCAATCGGGTATTTTATCTGAATCCAATGTGCGAACGTCTTTGGGGCATCCCGGCGGCGGTGGCTGCTGAGGATGGTGAAAGTTTGTGGCAGCTGGTACATCCAGAGGATCGGGAAGCCACATGGCAATCGGTTCTCTGTTCTGCGGCAAATTTGACGCCATGGTTTTGGCAATGGCGCATTATTCATCCCACCAGCGGTGAAGTGCGCTGGCTAGAGGGCGCCGGACAGCCCACAGCGGCGGCTAATGGGGCCGTGGTCTGGTACACCGTGATCTTGGATGTCACTGAGCGCCATTTGGCCGAAGAGCGCCTCAAGGAGCAGCAGGCCCAGTTAGAGGTGGCTATCCGTGCTTCCAAGATTGGCTTTTATTTTCATGACCTCTCTACAGGAACCATGCTTGTTTCGCCGACCCACAGAGCTCAGCTGGGCGACCTGCCTAGGACTGAAGCGTTCAGTTGTGCAGATTGGCAGGAGCGACTGTACCCTGAGGATCGCGATCGCGCCCTTGCGGCCTACGAGCAATTTCTGCGCGGTGAAGCGGACTATGACATTGATTTTCGCCTGCGCCACCGGGATGGTAGCTACCGCTGGTTCCACAGCAATGCCGTGTTAATTCGGGATGCCCAGGGTCGCCCCTGTAAGGTGGTGGGTACCCATATTGATATTACCGAACGCAAAGCTGCTGAACTGGCGCTGCGCGAAAGCGAAGAACGCTATCGACTGCTGGCGGAAAACATGACCGATATTGTGTGCCTTTTAGATCGGGAAGGCCGGTGTTTGTATGTTAGTCCCTCCTATGAAACCCTCTTGGGTTGGTCTTCTAGGATGCTCATTGGTCAGCATTTTACGCAATTGTGCCATCCCCAAGAGCGATCGCGGGTCAAGCAGGAACTGCAACAGATGATTCAGCAGCAGCGGTTTTGGCCCATCACCCATCGAGCCTGTACAGCGAATCGGGAGTTGCTCTGGCTAGAAACCCTCTTCAAGCCCCGCTACGACAGTCAGGGACAATTGCAACAGTTGCAGACCAGTTCCCGCGATGTCACCAGTCGGGTACAGGTGCAATTGCAGCTAGAGCATGAGGCCTATCACGATCCCCTGACAGGGTTGCCCAACCGCCTCTACTTCATGGAGCAGTTGGCAGCCACAATTGCCGCAGCTCAAAGCAATCCTGAGCTTCACTATGCGGTGCTGTTTTTGGATGTGGATCGCTTTAAGGTGATCAATGACAGCCTCGGCCATGCAGTGGGCGATCGCCTGCTCATTGCCTTTGCCACTTTGCTGCGGCGTCTCATCGAAAATAGGCATATTGTGGCTCGCCTCGGCGGAGATGAGTTTGTGATTTTGGCAACCGCTTTACCTCACTTGGAGAGTGCCATTGCCCTTTGCGAGCAAATTACCCGTTGCCTCCAAGAACCCTTGGTCGTAGAGGAGCGGCAAATTTTCCTCAGCAGTAGTATTGGTGTGGTCTTTGCCCAAAACGACTATGAAACGGCTTTTGCTGTCCTCAGGGATGCCGATATTGCCCTGTATCAAGCCAAGGCTCATCCCACAAGACGCTACGCCATCTTTAACGCCCAGATGTACGAACAGGTGCTAGAGCGCCTCCACCTTGAACACGATCTGCGCCATGCCCTCAGCCATGGAGAACTGCAGCTGTTTTATCAGCCCTTTTTTAATTTGGCGGATCAACAACTGGTGGGCATGGAAGCCTTGGTGCGTTGGCAACATCCTGAACGGGGACTGATTCTGCCGGGTGCTTTCATTTCAATTGCTGAGGATACGGGGCTGATTGTTGACCTTGACAAGTGGGTTCTGGAGCAGGCTTGTCGACAGTTTTGGTTGTGGCAACAGCAGTCCCAAGTAGCAGCCAACGCGATCCTGAGTGTGAATGTCTCGGCCAAGACCCTGAAGCATCCCAGTTTCCGCCACCACCTTAGCCGCATTCAGCAACAGTATCCCCTGGGCAGAGGACAGTTGGTTCTAGAACTCACCGAAAGCATCGCCCTTGAATTGGGCAGTGAAATGCTGCGTCTCCTAGAGTCACTGCGGGAGCGCCACATTGAAATTAGTATTGACGATTTTGGAACGGGCTATTCCTGCCTGAGCTATCTCCACAGCCTACCGATTCACCATCTAAAGGTGGATCGCGCCTTTGTCCAGCAATTGGAAAACAACCAACGCAACCTCAAAATTACCAAGATGATTTTAGTCCTTGCTCAGGAGTTGGGCTACCGCGTCATTGCCGAAGGGATTGAAACCCACGAGCAACTGCACATCCTGCAGCGACTGGGGTGTGATTATGGTCAAGGGTATCTCTTTGCCCGACCCATGCCTGCTGAAGCCCTCGCATCCCTCCTGAAAGCCCACTAA
- a CDS encoding DEAD/DEAH box helicase: protein MAVFRGTWLATPTPRFFVWAEEWRSLTQAITPWVPTAVPVYPYATQLKTPPLVNADPSVAYAALPAQIQEHHLLPPPLAEVNGEPLFLWQVPGWAIPASGVLEQLHQLGLQGRESAAIGDDLRYWLHVSRWLLDLIVRGQYLPTAEGWRILLTHGGDRDRFRQFSQRMPHLCRCYQGDATALRFPPHATDLLADFLHHTLQGYLHAVLASLELPKVGLAKAHSHWLTFLKTGQATELPPSFVERLQRWQEPYREQLDLRPQWRLALQLVPPATADGDWYLAFGLQTEGETETMLAAAEIWQCTQESLLYHGQVLWQPQETLLRGLGLASRIYRPLDRSLQEPSPVGLTLQTTEVYAFLQSAIPLLEQQGVAIIVPPSLRRNSAQHRLGLRMIASLPPTATSGLSIESLMQFQWQLQLGQHPLSEADFDQLRRQESPLVYLNGEWVLLRPQEVKAAQEFLQSPQKTQLSLADTLRIATGDTVTVAKLPILGLDANDALQALLDGLTGKQTLDPVPTPQEFCGELRPYQARGVAWLSFLERWRLGACLADDMGLGKTIQLLAFLLHLKEAGRAYRPTLLICPTSVLGNWLRECQKFAPTLRAYVHHGSDRPKGKAFLKKVETHDLILTSYALLQRDRTTLQQVSWQHLVLDEAQNIKNANTQQSQAARELSAQFRIALTGTPLENRLLELWSIMDFLHPGYLGNRTYFQHRYVRPIERYGDTTSLNALRTYVQPFILRRLKTDRSIIQDLPEKQEMLVYCGLTLEQMQLYSAVVADSLAAIENSEGIQRRGNILATLTKLKQICNHPAQYLKQEDYAPDRSGKLQRLIEMLQELQEVGDRALVFTQFAEFGTHLKTYLEKALQMEVFFLSGRTPKAQRELMVERFQHDPEAPTVFILSLKAGGVGLNLTRANHVFHYDRWWNPAVENQASDRAFRIGQARTVQIHKFVCTGTLEEKIHEQIEQKKALADMIVGSGEQWLTELNLDQLRQLLTLDKERVITL, encoded by the coding sequence ATGGCTGTTTTCCGTGGGACGTGGCTGGCAACGCCGACGCCGCGCTTTTTTGTATGGGCAGAAGAATGGCGATCGCTCACTCAGGCAATCACGCCTTGGGTTCCGACTGCTGTGCCTGTTTATCCCTATGCCACCCAACTGAAGACCCCTCCGCTTGTCAATGCCGATCCGAGTGTTGCCTATGCTGCTTTGCCCGCACAGATTCAGGAGCATCACCTGTTACCGCCTCCCCTAGCGGAAGTCAACGGCGAACCGCTGTTTCTCTGGCAGGTGCCGGGTTGGGCGATTCCTGCCTCAGGGGTTTTAGAGCAACTACATCAACTGGGTCTTCAGGGTCGCGAAAGCGCTGCTATTGGCGATGATCTGCGCTATTGGCTGCACGTTAGTCGCTGGTTACTGGATTTAATTGTGCGCGGCCAATACTTGCCTACGGCTGAAGGGTGGCGGATTCTGCTCACCCACGGGGGCGATCGCGATCGCTTTCGCCAATTTAGCCAACGGATGCCGCATCTGTGTCGTTGTTACCAAGGGGATGCCACGGCGCTGCGGTTTCCGCCCCATGCCACCGATCTATTGGCGGATTTTTTACACCACACGTTGCAGGGCTATCTCCACGCTGTCCTCGCCTCCCTAGAGCTGCCCAAAGTGGGCTTAGCCAAAGCCCACAGCCACTGGCTGACTTTCCTCAAAACAGGGCAAGCAACGGAACTGCCGCCTTCTTTTGTGGAACGGCTCCAGCGTTGGCAAGAACCCTACCGCGAGCAGTTGGATCTGCGCCCCCAATGGCGCTTGGCACTGCAACTGGTTCCCCCGGCCACCGCTGATGGTGACTGGTACTTGGCCTTTGGCCTACAAACGGAGGGCGAAACGGAAACGATGCTGGCGGCGGCAGAGATTTGGCAATGTACGCAAGAGTCCCTCCTCTATCACGGACAAGTGCTCTGGCAGCCCCAAGAAACCCTGCTGCGGGGACTGGGTTTGGCCTCACGCATTTATCGTCCCCTCGATCGCAGTCTCCAAGAACCCTCCCCTGTGGGTCTGACGCTGCAAACCACGGAAGTTTATGCCTTCTTGCAAAGTGCCATTCCGCTCCTTGAGCAGCAGGGGGTTGCGATTATTGTGCCGCCGAGTTTGCGCCGCAATAGCGCCCAGCATCGCTTGGGTCTGAGGATGATTGCTTCATTGCCGCCCACCGCCACCAGCGGCTTGAGTATTGAGAGCTTGATGCAGTTTCAGTGGCAATTACAGTTGGGGCAGCATCCCCTCTCGGAAGCAGATTTTGATCAACTGCGCCGCCAAGAGAGTCCCCTTGTTTATCTCAATGGTGAGTGGGTGCTGCTGCGTCCCCAAGAGGTCAAGGCCGCTCAAGAGTTTCTCCAGTCTCCCCAAAAGACCCAGCTCTCCCTTGCCGATACGCTGCGCATTGCCACCGGGGATACGGTGACGGTGGCCAAGTTACCCATTCTCGGCCTAGACGCCAATGATGCTCTTCAGGCACTACTCGATGGCCTCACGGGTAAACAAACCCTTGATCCAGTGCCGACACCGCAGGAATTTTGTGGTGAACTGCGTCCCTACCAAGCGCGAGGGGTGGCGTGGTTGAGTTTCTTGGAACGCTGGCGGTTGGGGGCTTGCTTGGCCGATGATATGGGCTTAGGGAAAACGATTCAACTGTTGGCCTTTTTGCTCCACCTCAAGGAAGCAGGACGTGCCTACCGACCGACACTGTTGATCTGTCCCACCTCAGTACTGGGCAACTGGCTACGGGAGTGCCAAAAATTTGCACCGACATTGCGTGCCTATGTCCACCACGGCAGCGATCGCCCCAAGGGCAAGGCATTTCTGAAAAAAGTCGAAACTCACGATCTGATTCTCACCAGTTATGCCCTTCTCCAGCGCGATCGCACCACCTTGCAACAGGTGTCATGGCAGCATCTGGTCCTCGATGAAGCCCAAAACATCAAGAATGCCAACACCCAGCAGTCCCAAGCGGCACGGGAACTCTCCGCCCAGTTTCGCATTGCCCTGACGGGAACCCCCCTAGAGAATCGTCTCCTTGAACTCTGGTCGATTATGGACTTTCTGCATCCGGGGTACTTGGGCAATCGCACCTACTTTCAGCACCGCTATGTGCGACCCATTGAACGCTATGGTGACACTACCTCCCTCAACGCCCTGCGCACCTACGTTCAGCCCTTCATTCTACGGCGCCTGAAAACTGACCGCAGCATTATCCAAGACCTGCCCGAAAAACAGGAGATGCTGGTCTATTGCGGTCTCACCTTGGAGCAGATGCAGCTTTACAGTGCGGTGGTGGCAGACTCCCTTGCTGCCATTGAAAATAGTGAAGGTATCCAGCGGCGGGGGAATATCTTAGCCACCCTCACCAAGCTGAAGCAAATCTGTAACCACCCGGCGCAGTATCTCAAGCAGGAAGACTATGCCCCCGATCGCTCGGGTAAATTGCAACGCCTGATAGAAATGCTGCAAGAGCTTCAGGAAGTGGGCGATCGCGCCCTTGTCTTTACCCAATTTGCCGAATTTGGCACCCACCTGAAAACCTATCTCGAAAAGGCGCTACAGATGGAGGTCTTTTTCCTGTCGGGACGCACCCCCAAAGCCCAGCGAGAACTCATGGTGGAACGCTTTCAGCACGATCCTGAGGCACCCACGGTCTTTATTCTTTCCCTAAAAGCGGGGGGCGTGGGCTTAAATCTCACCCGTGCCAATCATGTCTTTCACTACGATCGCTGGTGGAACCCTGCCGTTGAAAATCAGGCCAGCGATCGCGCCTTCCGCATTGGCCAAGCCCGCACTGTCCAAATCCACAAATTTGTCTGCACGGGTACCCTTGAAGAAAAGATCCACGAGCAAATTGAGCAGAAAAAAGCGCTTGCGGACATGATTGTGGGCAGTGGCGAACAGTGGTTAACCGAACTCAATCTCGATCAACTGCGGCAACTGCTCACCCTGGACAAAGAGCGGGTGATCACACTCTAG
- a CDS encoding YaaW family protein — MNELRAALELATEEELQDLTEILFRRRLNPLDYLTTPDPIAVQAQDRQAWLDDIEERFRFLAADGLTVLKGKAQQISYRQTLMRVCRYLKIKFSPSWTVPELEMEIFLNVLQRMWKKLGDEDRKVLAAQIQDSLPELRNGHPISMETVRLILEGGAAIAISSVVRSMVVQQVARQFAIHFAGYKLSITPLVSRGAAVGAAKFALGRSVLAFASTALWVWFIADLGWRAISTNYARIIPTIFAIAQIRLLRGEQASQWAMA, encoded by the coding sequence ATGAACGAGCTACGGGCTGCGCTGGAATTGGCGACGGAGGAGGAGTTGCAAGACCTAACAGAAATTCTGTTTCGTCGTCGGCTCAATCCCTTGGACTATCTCACAACGCCGGATCCCATTGCCGTCCAAGCTCAGGATCGCCAAGCATGGCTGGATGATATTGAGGAGCGGTTTCGCTTTTTGGCGGCAGATGGTCTGACAGTACTCAAGGGCAAAGCACAGCAAATCAGCTATCGGCAAACGTTGATGCGGGTCTGTCGCTATCTGAAAATTAAGTTTTCCCCCAGTTGGACAGTCCCCGAACTGGAAATGGAAATCTTCTTGAATGTGTTGCAGCGGATGTGGAAAAAGCTGGGGGATGAAGATCGCAAGGTCTTGGCTGCCCAAATCCAAGATAGCTTGCCCGAACTGCGCAACGGCCACCCGATTTCCATGGAAACTGTACGCCTGATCCTAGAGGGAGGCGCGGCGATCGCCATCAGTTCTGTTGTCCGCTCCATGGTGGTGCAGCAGGTGGCTCGTCAATTTGCCATTCACTTTGCTGGGTACAAGCTCTCCATCACTCCCTTGGTGTCTCGGGGCGCTGCCGTGGGAGCCGCTAAATTTGCCCTCGGTCGCAGCGTCTTAGCCTTTGCCAGTACAGCTTTGTGGGTGTGGTTTATTGCCGACTTGGGTTGGCGTGCCATTTCCACCAACTATGCGCGCATTATTCCCACCATTTTCGCGATCGCCCAAATTCGCCTCCTACGCGGTGAGCAGGCATCCCAGTGGGCAATGGCCTAG